In Bdellovibrionales bacterium, the following proteins share a genomic window:
- a CDS encoding RNA methyltransferase has translation MKAESVQERAIAEIIELGKAHGLALHTPPLKSFGLFGAGHQGVACRVLTGPELDWDSLSEKSRSLIVVLDELEDPQNLGAILRTAWLMGAECVLTSQNRASDLTPVVTKIASGGAEHVPVLVQASLQRALTILKEKGFWIYGLDEKASTDLWETSFSEKVALVIGSEGRGIRSSLRGECDQFVSISQVNKGHSYNASVAASLAMGEICRQQKSSKILSK, from the coding sequence ATCAAGGCAGAGAGTGTTCAAGAGCGTGCTATCGCAGAAATCATTGAATTGGGAAAGGCCCATGGCCTGGCTCTCCATACCCCTCCGCTCAAGTCTTTTGGGCTATTTGGCGCCGGACATCAAGGCGTTGCTTGCCGTGTTTTGACGGGGCCTGAGTTGGATTGGGACTCCCTTTCGGAGAAATCCCGATCTCTTATTGTGGTGCTTGATGAACTTGAAGATCCCCAAAATCTTGGCGCGATTCTCCGAACGGCATGGCTGATGGGAGCTGAATGCGTATTGACTTCCCAAAACAGAGCATCCGACTTGACTCCTGTAGTCACAAAAATTGCTTCTGGGGGAGCAGAGCATGTTCCCGTGCTGGTTCAGGCCAGTCTTCAAAGAGCACTAACTATCTTGAAGGAAAAGGGATTTTGGATATATGGCCTAGATGAAAAGGCCTCCACAGATCTATGGGAAACCTCCTTTTCTGAAAAGGTAGCTCTTGTCATTGGATCAGAGGGACGAGGGATAAGGTCTTCATTGAGAGGCGAATGTGACCAATTTGTCAGCATTAGTCAGGTCAACAAGGGGCACAGTTATAACGCAAGCGTTGCTGCATCCTTGGCGATGGGAGAAATATGCAGACAGCAAAAAAGCTCCAAAATATTAAGTAAATAA
- a CDS encoding proline--tRNA ligase, whose protein sequence is MVTIFVWGATHEEAITDYVRKDVKSYRDLPVTLFQIQTKFRDEIRPRFGLLRGREFIMKDAYSFDLTEGHAKKSYEVMYGVYQAIFSRLGVNFRIVEADTGNIGGSLSHEFQILADSGEDQLLVASEGDFAANIEICPAADRAESQPSVEPPRPKEIFETPGVRSISDLSMLTKVPENQLVKTLFFSVNDGLSAEMMPIAVLLRGIDEANPIKIKNLLGLSNPPPLLNDEEVRLVSGARPGSCGPVGLKIPIYMDKGVEKLRNYIVGANQEERHLRCVNHGRDFEVTQVGDLRMAKEGDLAPQGQGTLKSCRGIEVGHIFYLGTKYSKAMGASYLNTEGKLAPIEMGCYGIGISRTVQAVIEQKHDKDGIIWPVSIAPYHVHICQLDIGDPLVVEVADKIYLELLSAGVDVFFDDRDERPGVKFKDADLLGMPLRLTIGARGLQSGEIEVVDRSTKLVTKKPLGEVCLYVQNWLREKGWRSCSVN, encoded by the coding sequence ATGGTCACGATTTTTGTTTGGGGGGCAACGCACGAAGAGGCGATCACGGATTATGTTCGAAAGGATGTAAAGAGTTATCGTGATCTACCCGTGACACTCTTTCAAATTCAAACCAAGTTTCGCGACGAAATTCGTCCACGATTTGGGCTTCTTCGTGGACGTGAATTTATTATGAAGGATGCCTACAGCTTCGATTTAACCGAAGGTCATGCGAAGAAAAGCTATGAAGTCATGTATGGAGTTTATCAGGCAATCTTTTCTCGGTTGGGTGTCAATTTTCGGATAGTGGAGGCTGATACGGGCAATATTGGAGGCAGTCTTTCTCACGAGTTTCAGATTTTAGCAGATAGCGGAGAAGACCAGTTGTTGGTTGCGAGTGAAGGTGATTTTGCTGCTAACATCGAAATTTGCCCAGCCGCAGATAGAGCTGAGTCTCAACCAAGCGTCGAGCCGCCTCGTCCGAAGGAGATCTTCGAAACTCCAGGTGTGAGAAGCATATCGGATCTGTCCATGCTAACTAAAGTTCCGGAAAATCAGCTGGTCAAGACTTTATTTTTCTCGGTGAACGACGGTCTTTCAGCGGAGATGATGCCAATTGCCGTTCTGTTGCGCGGGATTGATGAGGCCAATCCGATAAAGATAAAGAATTTGCTTGGACTGAGTAATCCTCCACCTCTATTAAATGATGAAGAGGTGAGACTTGTATCTGGTGCTCGGCCCGGATCTTGCGGTCCCGTCGGGCTGAAAATCCCAATTTACATGGATAAAGGTGTAGAGAAATTGCGGAATTACATCGTAGGGGCGAATCAAGAAGAGAGACATCTTCGTTGCGTCAATCATGGACGTGATTTCGAGGTCACTCAAGTGGGTGATTTGCGAATGGCAAAAGAGGGTGATCTCGCGCCTCAGGGTCAAGGAACTTTGAAGTCTTGTCGGGGTATTGAAGTGGGCCATATTTTTTATCTGGGTACGAAGTATTCAAAGGCAATGGGTGCCAGTTATTTGAACACAGAGGGCAAGTTAGCTCCAATTGAAATGGGCTGTTATGGAATTGGTATTTCTCGAACAGTTCAGGCCGTTATAGAGCAAAAGCACGATAAGGATGGAATTATTTGGCCCGTTTCGATCGCTCCCTATCATGTTCACATTTGTCAGCTAGACATCGGAGATCCCCTCGTCGTTGAAGTAGCAGATAAGATTTATTTGGAACTTCTCAGCGCTGGAGTAGATGTTTTCTTTGATGACAGGGATGAACGCCCAGGAGTTAAGTTCAAGGATGCCGATCTTTTGGGTATGCCTTTGCGTCTGACGATTGGCGCGCGCGGTCTCCAGTCGGGAGAGATAGAAGTCGTCGATAGAAGCACAAAGTTGGTCACTAAAAAGCCTCTGGGCGAAGTGTGTCTCTATGTGCAAAACTGGTTGAGAGAAAAAGGTTGGCGCTCATGTTCCGTAAATTGA
- a CDS encoding sigma-54-dependent Fis family transcriptional regulator, with product MKKASHRILIIDDENAICTVLSASLRDEGYQVETAKDGLSGIQAIGEFKPAVVLLDIWMPGELDGLEVLKRARDQFPGSQYIIMSGHGTIETAVRATKLGAWDFVEKPLSIDKILIIIKNILSYETEKSEKGLLLNRLRKNIAIIGESKGIVILKDMIARVAPSDSWILIGGENGTGKELVAQNIHYLSKRAGRPLVEVNCAAIPKDLVESELFGYEKGAFTGAEVTRKGKFDLANGGTLFLDEIADMNLDAQAKILRILQERKFHRVGGNETIEADVRVVAATNKNLEEEIREGRFREDLYYRLNVIPFMVPPLRERREDIPGLILHFGDQIAAQGGHRRKIFSERTLEKMQAYAWPGNVRELRNFIERIYILTPGDFVEVHDLRFAGMIERAENLDGSEVNTFREARARFEKEFLLKRISENKGNISKTAEVIGLERSYLHRKIKSYGIDI from the coding sequence ATGAAAAAGGCATCCCACAGGATTTTGATTATTGATGACGAAAATGCGATTTGTACGGTGTTATCCGCCTCCTTGAGGGATGAGGGGTATCAGGTTGAAACGGCAAAGGACGGATTGAGTGGAATTCAAGCTATTGGCGAATTCAAACCGGCTGTGGTTTTGCTCGATATTTGGATGCCGGGTGAGTTGGATGGTCTTGAGGTTTTGAAGCGAGCTCGAGATCAATTTCCAGGCTCTCAATATATAATTATGTCAGGTCATGGAACGATCGAAACAGCTGTTCGGGCTACCAAGCTCGGAGCATGGGATTTTGTGGAGAAACCACTGTCTATCGATAAAATTCTGATTATCATCAAAAATATTTTGTCTTATGAGACAGAGAAGAGCGAAAAAGGACTCCTCTTGAATCGGTTGCGCAAGAATATCGCAATCATTGGCGAGAGCAAGGGGATAGTCATTCTTAAGGACATGATTGCAAGAGTGGCCCCATCTGATTCGTGGATATTGATAGGAGGGGAGAATGGCACTGGTAAGGAGCTGGTAGCCCAGAATATTCATTATTTGAGCAAACGTGCTGGAAGGCCGCTTGTTGAAGTGAATTGCGCCGCTATTCCGAAGGATTTGGTTGAAAGTGAACTTTTCGGATACGAAAAAGGAGCTTTCACGGGGGCTGAAGTAACGAGAAAGGGAAAATTCGATCTGGCAAATGGGGGGACCCTATTTCTTGATGAGATTGCAGATATGAATCTAGATGCCCAAGCTAAAATTTTAAGGATTCTTCAGGAGAGGAAATTTCATCGCGTTGGTGGAAATGAGACCATCGAGGCAGATGTTCGTGTTGTTGCTGCCACCAATAAAAATTTGGAAGAAGAAATTCGAGAGGGTCGATTTCGAGAAGACCTCTATTATCGACTTAATGTGATTCCGTTTATGGTACCCCCCTTACGTGAAAGGAGGGAGGATATTCCTGGCCTTATTCTGCATTTTGGAGATCAAATTGCCGCCCAAGGAGGTCATCGACGGAAGATTTTCTCTGAGAGGACACTAGAGAAAATGCAAGCTTACGCCTGGCCTGGCAACGTCAGGGAACTGAGAAATTTTATCGAACGAATCTATATTTTGACTCCTGGCGATTTTGTCGAAGTTCATGATCTTCGTTTTGCAGGCATGATTGAGCGAGCAGAAAATCTGGATGGTTCAGAAGTCAATACCTTCCGCGAAGCACGGGCCCGTTTTGAGAAGGAATTTCTCCTTAAGCGGATCAGTGAGAACAAGGGAAATATCAGTAAGACGGCCGAGGTAATTGGGCTGGAACGAAGTTATTTGCACCGAAAAATTAAATCCTATGGGATTGACATTTGA
- a CDS encoding PAS domain-containing protein, with the protein MNEDGTTELLKDSKELKRRRREVIALFPLGLLFLFLTWIEVQLFGYSQTLPFIHSIFFFGLVNFNIVILLLLLFLIFRNIVKVFAERRSDGDGGSLKGKLIAAFVGFSSIPTMLMFLISVFYINSSFDKWFNEKISSVLKSALEVTNAYVLTAKRKNYHFANEIVADLDQVSDDKIPARLKKLRRLYQLDAVEYYPQLFSERTLEVAKGELIPQIPRASLEFLQKGISQRHEGSTIHQFAEGNLVRVIVPMRAGRGALVVSSYIPMSLLSRMDDIMVAYEDFRDLNPIEYPIKSIYLIVLILMTLVILLAATWFGFYLARQLSVPLEELGDATRRLAKGDYRLVEVASGSAEMNHLITSFNSMTRQIEASEKEVLQTNRTLQEALERIDEHSKYIEVVLSNASTGVVSVDESGIVTMVNRHAERLLEVDSAKIVGRKAKDILSVEYYGIFDELLRTMKKHKAASIQKEVRINVKERSIPLQVTLSILYDDNQRELGKVLVFDDLTPVLSAQRSAAWTEVARRIAHEIKNPLTPIKLAAQRLNKKFAHEIADPAFSESIHMIIEQVDGIKNLVNEFSSFARMPKSQPVAGDLNRVIQDSLILFKTGDRGDILHFFPDLKLPKFRFDPDQLKRVITNLVDNALSATERLTHPRVEVTTEFDSVLRLVRISVVDNGEGINRQVRDRIFEPYVTTKGQGTGLGLAIVKRTIEDHNGFIRALPNPPRGTRIVIELPVEDLEMPHPMIKLVLNKEVKQI; encoded by the coding sequence ATGAATGAGGACGGAACAACAGAACTATTAAAGGATTCTAAGGAGCTTAAACGGAGGAGAAGGGAAGTCATTGCCCTTTTCCCTCTAGGGCTTCTCTTTTTATTCTTAACTTGGATAGAGGTCCAGCTTTTTGGATACAGTCAAACTCTGCCATTTATTCATTCGATATTTTTCTTTGGCTTAGTCAATTTTAATATCGTCATTCTTTTGCTTCTTTTGTTCCTCATATTCAGAAATATCGTCAAAGTTTTTGCTGAACGACGGAGCGATGGCGATGGCGGTTCTTTAAAGGGTAAATTGATTGCAGCATTTGTTGGATTTAGTTCGATCCCAACCATGCTGATGTTTTTGATTTCAGTATTTTATATCAATAGCAGCTTCGATAAGTGGTTTAATGAAAAGATTTCGAGTGTGTTAAAAAGCGCTCTTGAAGTGACGAATGCTTACGTTTTAACGGCTAAAAGAAAGAACTATCATTTCGCTAATGAAATTGTCGCCGATCTCGATCAGGTATCTGATGACAAAATACCGGCTCGGCTGAAAAAGCTGCGTCGGCTCTATCAGCTTGATGCCGTAGAATATTACCCTCAATTGTTTTCTGAAAGAACTCTAGAAGTAGCGAAAGGTGAGCTTATTCCGCAAATTCCAAGAGCATCCCTTGAATTTTTGCAAAAGGGAATTAGCCAGAGACATGAAGGCAGTACAATTCATCAGTTTGCCGAGGGGAATTTAGTTCGGGTCATAGTCCCGATGCGAGCAGGTCGCGGAGCGCTGGTTGTATCGAGCTATATTCCAATGTCTCTTCTATCTCGGATGGACGATATTATGGTTGCCTACGAGGATTTTCGAGATCTGAATCCCATTGAATACCCTATAAAATCAATTTATCTCATCGTCTTGATACTCATGACTTTGGTGATTCTCTTGGCGGCGACTTGGTTTGGGTTTTATTTGGCCCGCCAGCTTTCGGTCCCGCTGGAAGAATTAGGGGATGCGACACGGAGATTGGCCAAGGGCGATTATCGCCTGGTAGAGGTCGCATCGGGTTCAGCCGAGATGAACCATCTGATCACAAGTTTTAACTCGATGACTCGACAGATCGAAGCATCGGAAAAGGAGGTTCTTCAGACGAATCGGACGCTGCAGGAAGCGCTGGAGCGTATTGATGAGCATTCTAAATATATTGAGGTCGTTCTTTCAAATGCAAGCACGGGGGTTGTTTCGGTTGATGAGAGCGGTATCGTGACCATGGTCAACAGACACGCGGAGCGACTTTTGGAGGTTGATTCTGCAAAAATAGTGGGCAGAAAGGCAAAGGATATTCTCAGCGTCGAGTACTATGGGATTTTTGATGAGCTGCTTCGTACAATGAAGAAGCACAAGGCCGCAAGCATACAGAAGGAAGTGCGAATAAATGTGAAAGAAAGATCCATTCCCTTGCAGGTGACTCTATCGATTTTATATGACGATAATCAGCGTGAACTGGGCAAGGTATTGGTTTTTGATGATTTGACTCCGGTTTTAAGTGCCCAAAGATCAGCCGCATGGACTGAAGTCGCCAGGAGGATTGCTCATGAGATCAAGAATCCATTGACGCCAATTAAACTGGCCGCGCAGAGGCTCAACAAGAAGTTTGCCCATGAAATTGCAGATCCCGCCTTTTCAGAATCCATTCATATGATTATTGAGCAAGTGGATGGGATTAAGAATTTAGTGAACGAATTCAGCAGTTTTGCGAGAATGCCAAAGTCACAGCCGGTAGCTGGAGACCTCAATCGAGTTATTCAAGATTCTCTGATCCTTTTTAAGACAGGAGATAGGGGAGATATCCTTCACTTTTTCCCAGACTTAAAATTGCCAAAATTTCGTTTTGATCCCGACCAATTGAAGCGGGTTATTACCAATCTGGTAGATAATGCTCTCTCAGCAACTGAACGTCTCACTCATCCGAGGGTGGAGGTGACGACAGAGTTCGATTCTGTGTTGAGATTAGTGAGAATCTCTGTGGTCGACAATGGTGAGGGAATCAATCGTCAGGTGCGTGATCGTATTTTTGAACCTTATGTCACCACAAAAGGTCAAGGAACTGGATTGGGATTGGCTATCGTTAAACGAACCATTGAAGATCACAACGGATTTATTCGTGCTCTACCAAATCCCCCGAGAGGAACAAGAATAGTCATCGAATTGCCGGTGGAGGACTTGGAAATGCCTCATCCGATGATAAAGCTAGTTCTTAATAAAGAGGTTAAGCAAATATGA
- a CDS encoding 6,7-dimethyl-8-ribityllumazine synthase, giving the protein MSFLQGRLVVDEMLKIGIVTAKFNFNVTELLEKGALDRLLSLGFASRQIVSVRVPGALEIPLAVQVLLRNGCHGVVALGAVIRGETSHYDYVCAGVERGCSHLQLKYKKPVGFGVLTTENEEQALDRAGGAMGNKGAEAAEVVVEMIDLFNLIKSNNPTRR; this is encoded by the coding sequence ATGAGTTTTTTGCAGGGTCGTCTCGTGGTCGATGAGATGCTTAAAATAGGAATTGTAACGGCGAAGTTCAATTTTAATGTCACAGAATTACTGGAAAAGGGTGCGCTGGACCGGCTTTTGTCGCTTGGCTTTGCATCCCGGCAGATAGTCTCCGTGAGAGTTCCGGGAGCTCTTGAGATTCCATTGGCTGTGCAAGTCCTATTGAGAAATGGCTGCCACGGGGTGGTTGCTCTGGGAGCTGTGATTCGGGGGGAGACGTCACATTACGATTATGTTTGCGCTGGGGTGGAGAGGGGCTGCTCTCATTTACAATTAAAATATAAGAAGCCTGTGGGATTCGGTGTGCTGACCACGGAAAATGAGGAGCAGGCATTAGATCGTGCGGGGGGCGCGATGGGAAATAAAGGAGCGGAAGCAGCTGAGGTTGTCGTTGAAATGATTGATCTTTTTAATTTAATAAAATCGAATAACCCAACCAGAAGATAA
- the ribB gene encoding 3,4-dihydroxy-2-butanone-4-phosphate synthase, whose amino-acid sequence MNAIEELLADVRAGKMVILIDDEDRENEGDLILAADGVTPEKINFMATEARGLICLAMTGDQVQRLDLPLMVKEDRNGAANQTAFTLSIEAANGVTTGISAADRSHTIRVASNPLARASDVVVPGHIFPIRAQEGGVLKRAGHTEASVDITRLAGLNPAAVICEIMNSDGTMARRDDLIEFSNRHGIKIGTIESLIEYRIENEMFVVEQSRSPLPSSFGEGFEVRIFRNQLDGREHLALVKGELSARTPALVRVQTENVLGDVFGSLHSRSGDFIRSALRLIDREGAGALVYLRTECTEDRLAQRVNEFSFLAQKGKDSRFDSKRILKDQRDYGVGAQILRSLGVKEIRLITNHPQKMVGLGGYGLKIVESIDLNVGDSPLREFAQVLPIVERSECLR is encoded by the coding sequence ATGAATGCGATTGAAGAACTATTAGCGGACGTGCGCGCTGGCAAGATGGTCATTCTGATTGATGATGAGGATCGTGAGAACGAGGGAGATCTGATCCTTGCCGCTGATGGGGTAACTCCAGAAAAAATTAATTTTATGGCCACAGAGGCGCGTGGACTTATCTGTTTGGCAATGACTGGAGACCAGGTCCAGAGGTTGGATTTGCCTTTGATGGTAAAAGAGGATCGGAATGGAGCTGCTAATCAGACCGCATTTACTCTATCGATTGAAGCAGCGAATGGAGTGACCACAGGTATTTCTGCTGCTGACAGATCACATACAATTCGAGTGGCTTCAAATCCTTTGGCGCGAGCATCTGATGTGGTGGTTCCCGGTCATATTTTTCCGATTAGGGCGCAGGAGGGCGGAGTTTTAAAGAGGGCTGGGCACACGGAGGCAAGTGTAGACATAACTCGCTTGGCCGGACTCAATCCAGCGGCTGTCATCTGCGAGATTATGAATTCTGATGGGACAATGGCCAGGCGTGATGACCTGATTGAATTTTCAAATAGGCACGGCATTAAGATCGGTACGATAGAAAGCCTCATTGAGTATCGGATTGAAAATGAAATGTTTGTTGTTGAGCAATCTCGGAGCCCCTTGCCTTCGAGTTTTGGTGAAGGATTTGAAGTTCGGATTTTTCGCAATCAGCTTGATGGCCGAGAACATCTCGCTCTGGTTAAGGGTGAACTGAGCGCTCGAACGCCCGCTTTGGTAAGAGTTCAGACGGAGAACGTTTTAGGTGACGTTTTTGGGAGTTTGCATTCAAGAAGCGGTGATTTTATCAGATCCGCTCTCCGTTTGATTGACCGCGAGGGAGCTGGAGCACTCGTCTATCTGCGGACGGAGTGTACTGAAGACAGATTGGCTCAACGAGTCAATGAATTCTCTTTTCTCGCCCAAAAGGGAAAAGACTCGCGATTTGATTCCAAAAGGATTTTAAAAGATCAAAGGGATTATGGTGTAGGCGCGCAGATACTCAGGTCATTGGGGGTAAAGGAGATTAGGCTCATTACAAACCATCCGCAAAAAATGGTGGGCCTGGGAGGATATGGCCTGAAAATAGTTGAATCGATAGATTTGAATGTTGGAGATAGTCCTTTGAGAGAATTTGCACAGGTGCTTCCAATTGTCGAAAGAAGTGAGTGTCTGAGATGA
- a CDS encoding riboflavin synthase, with protein MFSGIVECQSPVLKVVPRQGVLEVHIRRPGQFNQLSVGDSISVDGVCLTIESCDSEKIVVALAAETLQVTQWDEKSLLGRAVNLERSLSFGDRVHGHLVTGHVDVLGEVAAIERAGECSKVRLRVPQQLRPYFWKKGSLAVNGVSLTINQVDSFGTIEVCLIPETLRSTNLGSLQEGDRVSVEADNLAKGLVETVRGFCSEELSRKGDLL; from the coding sequence ATGTTTTCGGGAATTGTGGAGTGCCAATCGCCTGTCCTGAAGGTTGTTCCCCGTCAGGGAGTGCTTGAAGTTCATATAAGGAGACCGGGTCAATTTAATCAGCTATCCGTGGGCGACAGCATCAGCGTGGACGGCGTTTGCTTAACAATTGAATCTTGCGACTCTGAAAAGATCGTTGTGGCCTTAGCGGCAGAGACTTTGCAGGTAACTCAGTGGGATGAGAAAAGCTTGCTAGGTCGGGCAGTGAATCTTGAGAGATCGCTGAGTTTTGGAGACAGAGTTCATGGGCATCTGGTGACCGGGCATGTGGACGTTTTAGGAGAAGTTGCTGCTATTGAGCGAGCAGGCGAGTGTTCAAAAGTCCGACTGAGGGTTCCTCAGCAATTGAGACCCTATTTTTGGAAAAAGGGGAGTCTCGCAGTGAATGGAGTCAGTCTCACGATCAATCAAGTTGATTCTTTTGGAACGATTGAAGTTTGTTTGATTCCTGAGACATTGAGGAGTACCAATTTGGGGTCTCTCCAAGAGGGTGATAGAGTGAGTGTTGAGGCGGATAACTTAGCAAAGGGATTGGTTGAGACTGTTCGAGGTTTCTGTTCGGAGGAGTTGTCACGGAAGGGGGACCTGCTATGA
- the clpB gene encoding ATP-dependent chaperone ClpB: protein MTNMSQQAMQDAAELAESNQNPSVEPWHLLKAILSQADGIVPRVLTDGMKLKLDPLVREVGAQIDRLPKVSGENLRVQASSELVKIFKSAESEAKGMNDDFISTEHFMLAALKSGNQILKDVLRKFGVDAKQFMEALKMSRGSQRVTDDSPETKFDVLRKYARDLTELAEAGKLDPVVGRDEEIRRVVQVLSRRTKNNPVLIGEPGVGKTAIAEGLALRIINQDVPSVLIGKKLMSLDLGALVAGAKYRGEFEDRLKAVVKEVTGSNGQIILFIDELHTLVGAGKADGAMDAGQILKPALARGELRCIGATTLDEYRQYIEKDKALERRFQNVLVAEPSVQDAITILRGLKEKYEVHHGVRITDAAIVNAVKLSHRYITGRFLPDKAIDLMDEAASKLSIEINSVPSEIDEIERKMMQLQIEREALKKEKEKGARDRLSNIESELRGLSTELQKLKSQWEKEKGEIGGLKGTKEEIERMRVEVERAEREGNLERAAELKYGRLPELEKRLLTYAEDTTKSSSETRMLKEEVGPEEIAEVVSKWTGVPVSKMLQSDSERLLQMESLLRQKVVGQDQALVVVSDAIRRARAEISDPHRPIGSFFFLGPTGVGKTETAKALAEFLFDTQEALVRIDMTEYMEKHSVSRLIGAPPGYVGYEEGGQLTEKVRRRPYSIILFDEIEKAHPEVFNVFLQIMDDGRLTDGQGRVVDFRNTVLIMTSNVGSQFIADSKLTTKEREDAAKEALRVHFRPEFLNRIDEIVIFNSLSEEQLGGIVEIQLSEVKERLKDKHIELEFDPSALRYLARKGFDPHYGARPLRRVIQSEVLNVLSKLLISGKLRPETHLKITANDLNLEFGGFAES from the coding sequence ATGACAAATATGAGCCAGCAGGCGATGCAGGACGCGGCTGAGCTTGCCGAATCCAACCAGAATCCTTCGGTGGAGCCCTGGCACTTACTAAAGGCTATCCTCTCTCAGGCGGATGGGATCGTTCCGCGGGTCTTAACGGACGGAATGAAGCTAAAATTAGATCCTTTGGTTCGTGAGGTCGGGGCGCAAATAGACCGCCTCCCAAAGGTGTCGGGAGAGAACTTGCGAGTTCAAGCAAGTTCGGAGTTGGTGAAAATATTTAAGTCTGCTGAGTCTGAGGCCAAGGGGATGAATGATGATTTCATCTCAACCGAACACTTTATGTTGGCTGCATTAAAGTCGGGGAATCAGATTCTGAAAGATGTATTGAGGAAGTTTGGCGTTGATGCCAAACAATTTATGGAGGCATTAAAGATGAGTCGAGGAAGTCAGCGTGTAACAGATGATTCACCGGAGACTAAATTTGACGTTTTAAGGAAATATGCGCGGGACCTCACTGAGCTCGCTGAGGCCGGAAAGCTGGATCCGGTCGTTGGGCGGGATGAAGAGATTCGTCGGGTGGTGCAAGTGCTTTCACGGCGGACGAAGAATAATCCAGTTCTTATTGGTGAGCCAGGTGTGGGTAAGACGGCCATTGCCGAGGGGCTCGCCTTGCGGATTATCAATCAGGACGTGCCAAGTGTTTTGATCGGAAAAAAATTGATGTCTCTTGATTTGGGGGCACTGGTTGCGGGAGCCAAGTACCGTGGAGAATTTGAAGATCGCTTGAAAGCCGTTGTCAAGGAGGTGACTGGTAGCAATGGCCAGATTATTCTATTTATCGACGAACTTCACACTTTAGTGGGAGCCGGAAAGGCGGACGGTGCCATGGATGCCGGACAGATTCTCAAGCCTGCATTGGCGCGTGGGGAGCTTCGGTGCATTGGCGCCACGACCCTTGATGAATATCGACAATACATCGAAAAAGATAAGGCCCTTGAAAGAAGGTTTCAGAATGTGTTGGTAGCAGAACCCAGCGTTCAAGATGCCATCACGATCTTGCGTGGACTCAAAGAAAAGTACGAAGTGCATCATGGTGTGAGAATCACAGATGCTGCGATAGTGAATGCTGTGAAACTTTCCCATCGCTATATCACGGGCCGTTTTTTGCCTGACAAAGCCATCGATCTGATGGATGAAGCCGCAAGTAAGCTCAGTATCGAAATCAATTCGGTTCCCTCAGAAATAGATGAAATAGAGCGAAAGATGATGCAATTGCAGATTGAACGGGAGGCTTTAAAGAAGGAGAAGGAGAAGGGGGCGAGGGATAGACTGTCAAATATTGAATCTGAACTCAGAGGTCTATCGACTGAATTGCAGAAGCTCAAGTCTCAATGGGAAAAGGAAAAGGGTGAAATAGGCGGTTTGAAGGGAACGAAGGAGGAAATAGAGCGAATGAGGGTTGAGGTCGAAAGGGCAGAGCGGGAAGGAAACCTGGAGAGAGCTGCTGAGCTGAAGTACGGTCGGCTTCCAGAACTTGAGAAGCGACTTTTAACCTACGCGGAGGACACGACCAAAAGTTCCAGCGAGACGAGGATGCTAAAAGAGGAAGTCGGACCTGAAGAAATAGCGGAGGTAGTGTCAAAGTGGACGGGGGTTCCAGTCAGCAAGATGTTGCAGTCTGATTCAGAAAGACTTCTGCAGATGGAAAGTCTTTTGCGTCAGAAGGTTGTGGGTCAGGATCAAGCCCTCGTCGTGGTATCGGATGCTATCAGGCGGGCTCGGGCCGAGATTTCTGATCCTCATCGACCCATCGGATCGTTTTTCTTTCTTGGGCCAACAGGGGTTGGAAAGACGGAGACAGCCAAGGCCTTAGCTGAATTTCTATTTGATACTCAAGAGGCATTGGTTCGAATTGATATGACTGAATACATGGAGAAGCATTCTGTATCCCGGCTCATTGGGGCCCCTCCCGGATACGTTGGCTATGAGGAAGGGGGACAGTTGACTGAGAAAGTGCGTCGCCGTCCTTACAGCATCATCTTGTTTGATGAGATTGAAAAAGCTCATCCCGAGGTATTTAATGTTTTCCTTCAAATTATGGACGATGGGCGATTGACGGATGGTCAGGGTCGGGTCGTGGATTTTCGCAACACGGTCTTGATTATGACCTCCAATGTTGGATCGCAATTCATCGCGGATAGCAAATTGACGACAAAGGAAAGAGAAGACGCTGCGAAAGAGGCCCTTCGGGTTCATTTTAGGCCTGAGTTTCTGAATCGCATAGATGAAATAGTTATTTTCAATAGCCTGTCGGAAGAACAACTGGGCGGTATCGTTGAAATCCAACTTTCTGAGGTCAAGGAAAGGCTAAAGGACAAACACATCGAGCTGGAATTTGACCCTAGCGCACTTCGGTATTTAGCGAGAAAGGGGTTTGATCCTCACTACGGAGCGCGTCCCTTGCGTCGGGTGATACAGTCCGAGGTTTTGAATGTGCTCTCCAAACTTTTGATTTCTGGCAAATTGAGACCTGAAACCCATCTCAAAATCACGGCGAACGATTTAAACCTTGAGTTTGGTGGATTTGCAGAAAGCTGA